In the genome of Coraliomargarita sinensis, one region contains:
- a CDS encoding dihydrodipicolinate synthase family protein encodes MSKNESPVFRGTMPALMTPCDKDGKVDYDALVETGKSLIEQGMSGVIYCGSMGDWPLLTDEQRQTGVKKLVDAGVPVVVGTGAASTAAAVAHAKHAKECGAIGLMVIPRLLSRGISVPAQMEHFSAVLTAGEGLEAVIYNSPYYGYQTKADLFFALRKKHSNLVGFKEFGGADALSYAAEFITSGDSSLTLAVGVDTQVYHGYVNCGAKCAITGVGNALPKEVLRYGELCQRAASGDAQARIYAQELEEALRVLSTFDEGPDLVLYYKKLMVLEGHAAYEHQLNSFDKLSPSQDAYLEDQWKLFRNWWANWPGAQD; translated from the coding sequence ATGTCTAAAAACGAATCACCAGTTTTTCGCGGGACGATGCCCGCACTCATGACGCCTTGCGACAAGGACGGCAAGGTCGATTACGACGCGCTCGTTGAGACCGGCAAGTCCTTGATCGAGCAGGGTATGTCAGGCGTGATCTACTGTGGCTCCATGGGCGATTGGCCGCTCCTGACCGATGAGCAGCGCCAGACCGGGGTCAAGAAGCTCGTAGATGCCGGAGTGCCGGTTGTGGTCGGGACGGGTGCGGCCAGCACCGCCGCTGCGGTCGCGCATGCCAAACATGCTAAAGAATGCGGCGCCATTGGCCTGATGGTCATCCCGCGTCTGCTCTCGCGTGGCATTTCCGTACCGGCCCAAATGGAGCACTTCTCTGCTGTCTTGACGGCCGGTGAAGGGCTTGAGGCCGTCATCTACAACAGCCCATATTACGGTTACCAAACCAAGGCGGACCTCTTTTTTGCGCTTCGCAAGAAGCATTCCAACCTGGTTGGCTTCAAGGAATTCGGCGGGGCGGATGCGCTTTCCTATGCGGCCGAATTTATCACTTCCGGTGACTCCAGCCTGACGCTTGCTGTCGGTGTCGACACACAAGTTTACCACGGTTATGTGAACTGTGGTGCGAAGTGCGCGATCACCGGTGTGGGGAACGCGCTGCCGAAAGAGGTGCTTCGTTATGGTGAACTTTGCCAACGTGCCGCTTCGGGCGACGCCCAGGCGCGCATTTACGCTCAAGAACTTGAGGAGGCCTTGCGCGTGCTTTCGACCTTCGACGAGGGCCCGGACTTGGTGCTCTACTACAAGAAGCTCATGGTTCTGGAGGGGCACGCCGCCTACGAGCACCAACTCAATTCCTTCGACAAGCTCTCACCGAGCCAGGATGCCTACCTGGAAGACCAGTGGAAGCTCTTTCGCAACTGGTGGGCCAACTGGCCCGGCGCCCAAGACTAG
- a CDS encoding MFS transporter encodes MNTPTDKKDARLIGAGMVFPFILVTSLFALWGFANDITNPLVAAFKDVFVINNAQSSWVQMAFYGGYGTMAIPAALFIRKFSYKSGIVLGLILYATGALICVPAASMASFNLFLAALYILTFGLAFLETTANPYVLSMGPEETATRRLNLAQAFNPMGSLTGMTVASIFILSNLQVEDFRTDFAGYHSDQGTQQVETVEYNVLPIFQSTPKERVKDPVMAEYVANNPEKSLDAALADYKDGELETFMGKTHRELQDHDLKIVSTPYMIIGFVVIGVLVVFLVSKLPHTASVGDHREDSSLGEILGRLFKNPLYLGGVVAQTFYVGAQIMCWTFIIQYAQNELGMDKATAQNHNIGAMVVFLSSRFICTFFLKYISPGALLLTLSSAAIGATLGAIYLEGMAGLYSLMAISACMSLMFPTIYGIALEGLGPDAKIASAGLILAIVGGAFMPRLQGGIMDMETFMGVDATRGSFYLPCLCFIVIAAYACLTRLVHARRRAA; translated from the coding sequence ATGAATACTCCAACTGATAAAAAAGATGCACGCCTTATCGGGGCCGGCATGGTTTTCCCTTTCATCCTGGTTACTTCCCTTTTTGCGCTTTGGGGGTTTGCCAATGACATCACCAACCCACTGGTCGCCGCGTTCAAGGACGTCTTCGTGATCAACAACGCCCAGAGCAGTTGGGTGCAGATGGCTTTCTACGGCGGCTACGGTACGATGGCGATTCCGGCGGCGCTCTTTATCCGAAAGTTCTCCTACAAGTCCGGTATCGTACTGGGGCTTATTCTATACGCAACCGGCGCCCTGATTTGTGTACCGGCCGCTTCCATGGCCAGCTTCAACCTCTTTCTGGCCGCCCTCTATATTCTGACCTTCGGCCTCGCCTTCCTCGAGACAACAGCAAACCCCTACGTTCTTTCCATGGGACCGGAGGAAACCGCGACCCGGCGCCTCAATCTTGCCCAAGCCTTCAATCCCATGGGCTCGCTGACCGGGATGACCGTCGCCAGTATCTTTATCCTCTCCAACCTGCAGGTAGAGGACTTCCGCACCGACTTTGCCGGTTATCATAGCGATCAGGGGACACAACAGGTGGAGACAGTCGAATACAATGTTCTGCCCATTTTTCAGTCCACACCGAAAGAGCGGGTGAAGGACCCTGTCATGGCAGAATACGTCGCGAACAACCCTGAAAAGAGCCTGGACGCGGCCCTTGCCGACTACAAGGACGGCGAACTCGAGACTTTTATGGGCAAAACCCATCGCGAGTTGCAGGATCATGATCTGAAAATCGTATCAACCCCCTACATGATCATCGGATTTGTCGTCATCGGCGTGCTGGTCGTGTTTCTCGTCAGTAAGCTGCCCCACACAGCGTCGGTGGGTGACCACCGGGAGGACTCCAGTCTGGGGGAAATTCTGGGACGACTTTTCAAGAACCCTCTCTACCTCGGCGGCGTGGTCGCGCAGACCTTTTATGTGGGTGCGCAGATCATGTGCTGGACCTTCATCATCCAATACGCGCAAAACGAATTGGGCATGGATAAAGCCACCGCCCAAAACCACAATATCGGGGCCATGGTCGTTTTTCTGAGCAGCCGCTTCATCTGCACCTTTTTCCTGAAATATATCAGCCCGGGTGCCTTGCTCCTGACCCTTTCGTCGGCCGCAATCGGCGCCACACTTGGCGCAATTTATCTCGAAGGCATGGCTGGGCTCTACAGCCTGATGGCAATTTCCGCCTGCATGTCGCTCATGTTCCCGACGATCTATGGTATCGCACTCGAAGGGCTGGGGCCGGATGCGAAGATCGCTTCGGCCGGTTTGATTCTCGCTATCGTCGGCGGGGCCTTCATGCCGCGCCTGCAAGGCGGCATTATGGATATGGAGACTTTCATGGGGGTCGATGCCACGCGCGGCTCGTTCTATCTTCCCTGCCTCTGCTTTATTGTGATTGCAGCCTACGCTTGCCTGACGCGCCTGGTGCATGCTCGACGCAGGGCCGCTTAA
- a CDS encoding aldehyde dehydrogenase (NADP(+)) — MSKLSGKSIIGFSRSDSDEVFTKAVNPATGENLEPQYFSASSDEVTKAVDLAEKAFPVYSNLPAAKRAEFLRKIAELIEEAGDAIAERGVQESGLPEARMRGETGRTTGQLRMFAALIEEGSWVDARIEKANPDREPLPKPDLRSMKRPLGPVVVFCASNFPLAFSVAGGDTASALASGCPVLVKAHHSHPGVAEIVGNCVDQAARDTGMPEGVFSLLFGGGRTIGVSMVEAPAVQAVGFTGSRSGGTALMKAAAGRQQPIPVYAEMSAVNPVVLLPEALKERGEAIAEGMLTSLTMGVGQFCTNPGLIFVPSDADPAFKQKLASLVAEAAGACMLNAGIAKAFKESTAAIAAIDGVETVATAKDAGDNCGSPAVFSVSVEKFLNNSDLEAEMFGPATLIVEGTVEEIEEAVSGLEGQLVGTVHGTEAEIKNYTSLVKALEGRCGRLVFNGFPTGVDVCHAMVHGGPFPATSDGRSSSVGTMAIDRFCRPVAWQAFPESQLPEELHNSNPLKIWRLVDGERSRDAL, encoded by the coding sequence ATGTCTAAACTATCAGGAAAATCTATCATTGGCTTCTCACGCTCTGACAGTGACGAAGTCTTCACGAAAGCCGTTAATCCGGCGACTGGTGAGAATCTCGAGCCGCAGTATTTTTCCGCTTCATCGGATGAAGTGACGAAAGCGGTCGATCTGGCTGAAAAAGCGTTCCCGGTTTATTCCAATTTGCCTGCTGCCAAGCGCGCGGAGTTCCTGCGTAAGATCGCCGAACTGATTGAAGAGGCCGGCGATGCTATCGCCGAGCGCGGTGTCCAGGAAAGCGGTCTGCCGGAAGCCCGCATGCGCGGCGAGACCGGTCGGACCACCGGCCAGTTGCGCATGTTTGCTGCTCTTATCGAGGAGGGGTCCTGGGTCGATGCCCGTATTGAAAAGGCCAATCCGGACCGTGAACCGCTGCCCAAGCCGGATCTCCGCTCCATGAAACGACCGCTCGGACCTGTCGTCGTCTTTTGTGCCAGCAACTTCCCGTTGGCTTTCTCCGTGGCGGGTGGTGACACTGCTTCGGCACTCGCCTCAGGATGCCCGGTGCTGGTCAAGGCTCACCACTCACATCCCGGAGTTGCGGAGATCGTGGGGAATTGTGTCGATCAGGCCGCCCGCGACACGGGGATGCCGGAAGGTGTCTTCTCGCTCCTCTTCGGTGGCGGTCGCACGATCGGTGTTTCCATGGTGGAAGCCCCTGCGGTTCAGGCCGTCGGCTTTACCGGTTCACGTTCGGGCGGCACGGCGCTCATGAAAGCCGCAGCCGGTCGTCAGCAACCGATTCCTGTTTATGCCGAGATGAGCGCGGTCAATCCGGTCGTGCTTCTTCCTGAAGCTCTGAAAGAACGAGGTGAGGCGATTGCCGAAGGCATGCTCACATCCCTGACCATGGGCGTGGGGCAGTTCTGCACCAACCCCGGGCTTATTTTTGTTCCCAGCGACGCAGATCCCGCCTTTAAGCAAAAGCTGGCCAGTCTGGTGGCTGAGGCCGCCGGGGCCTGCATGTTGAACGCCGGCATCGCCAAGGCTTTCAAGGAATCCACCGCCGCGATTGCTGCGATTGACGGAGTCGAGACGGTCGCCACGGCGAAAGACGCGGGCGATAATTGCGGCTCTCCCGCTGTTTTCTCGGTCTCCGTGGAGAAATTCCTGAACAACTCCGACCTTGAAGCAGAGATGTTCGGCCCAGCCACCCTGATCGTGGAAGGTACCGTCGAGGAAATCGAAGAGGCGGTTTCTGGACTCGAGGGGCAACTCGTGGGCACCGTTCACGGCACCGAAGCAGAAATCAAAAATTACACCTCTTTGGTGAAAGCACTGGAAGGCCGTTGCGGCCGTCTTGTCTTTAATGGTTTCCCCACCGGTGTGGATGTCTGTCACGCTATGGTTCACGGCGGTCCGTTCCCGGCGACCTCGGATGGCCGCAGCAGTTCCGTCGGGACGATGGCGATTGATCGATTCTGCCGTCCGGTAGCGTGGCAAGCGTTCCCCGAGTCTCAGTTGCCTGAGGAACTTCACAACAGCAATCCGCTTAAGATATGGCGGCTCGTCGATGGTGAGCGCAGCCGCGACGCACTTTAA